The Mixophyes fleayi isolate aMixFle1 chromosome 1, aMixFle1.hap1, whole genome shotgun sequence genome includes a region encoding these proteins:
- the LOC142155856 gene encoding olfactory receptor 287-like, whose amino-acid sequence MNKSIKVNIMGSSQSVYTQIVVFTESTLSRHLTLVLSALTKLFLTRICFPHQDSHWHVLRVAFYALSGHNKTVIKNESLVMEFTILGFPGPSTLQYFCFILLLSTYLLTLFSNFMIVIITLTERCLHTPMYFYLCNFSILEVCYVTVTVPKILATITLDGRLISFYGCIAQMFFFFFLSSTECFLLSVMAFDRYLAICYPLRYSALMSIIMCRNLCLCSWLVGFITTFPHIVLISQLQFCSNVVNHFFCDTPPLLQISCVDTYLIDILDFICAFIVIITSFSVTLFSYLYIVATILKIPTTEGRRKAFSTCGSHLTVVLTYYSTVIFMYVRPKVSFTSTLNRVVSVFYIVITPILNPIIYCLRNKDVKDSIKKRLTLVKMFYQFR is encoded by the exons ATGAATAAAAGCATCAAAGTTAATATAATGG GCTCCTCCCAGTCTGTTTACACGCAGATTGTAGTTTTCACAGAGTCAACATTATCCAGGCACTTAACTTTAGTGTTAAGTGCCCTTACCAAACTGTTTCTTACGCGTATTTGCTTCCCTCACCAGGATTCTCATTGGCATGTGTTGAGGGTAGCTTTCTATGCGCTCTCAG GTCATAATAAAACggtaataaaaaatgaaagtttGGTGATGGAATTTACAATTCTAGGATTCCCTGGACCTTCAACTTTGCaatatttctgttttatattaCTACTGTCCACTTATTTATTAACTCTTTTCAGCAACTTCATGATTGTGATTATTACTTTGACAGAAAGATGTCTTCACACTCCTATGTACTTTTATCTCTGCAATTTCTCAATACTAGAGGTCTGCTATGTGACTGTAACTGTTCCCAAAATTCTAGCCACCATTACTTTAGATGGACGACTCATTTCATTTTATGGTTGCATAGCCCAaatgttcttcttcttctttcttagTTCCACGGAGTGCTTCCTGTTGAGTGTCATGGCTTTTGACCGTTATTTGGCAATCTGTTATCCTTTACGATATTCGGCTCTGATGAGTATAATTATGTGTCGTAATCTATGCCTATGTTCATGGCTTGTTGGTTTTATAACCACATTTCCCCATATTGTTTTAATCTCTCAGCTCCAGTTTTGCAGTAATGTTGTTAATCATTTCTTTTGTGATACCCCTCCACTCCTACAGATTTCCTGTGTGGATACTTACCTAATTGACATCTTGGATTTTATCTGTGCTTTTATAGTAATTATAACATCCTTTTCTGTAACTTTATTTTCTTACTTATATATAGTTGCGACTATCCTAAAAATCCCTACAACTGAGGGTCGAAGGAAAGCTTTTTCTACTTGTGGTTCTCATTTAACTGTTGTCCTTACATACTACAGTActgttatatttatgtatgtaagaCCAAAGGTGAGCTTCACGTCTACTCTTAATCGAGTAGTGTCAGTTTTTTATATTGTGATAACCCCCATTCTTAATCCTATTATCTATTGTTTGAGGAATAAAGACGTAAAAGACTCAATCAAGAAACGACTGACTTTAGTGAAAATGTTTTATCAGTTTCGctaa